The Lycium barbarum isolate Lr01 chromosome 10, ASM1917538v2, whole genome shotgun sequence genome includes a region encoding these proteins:
- the LOC132615907 gene encoding GDSL esterase/lipase At5g37690, with protein sequence MVNLAQVLGFFILGIVVSVASAGESVVTYVFGDSLTEVGNNNYLQSLAKSNYPFYGIDYEGGRATGRFTNGRTIGDIISAKLGIQSPPPYLSLAPNDDAILKGVNYASGGAGILNDTGLYFIQRMTFDDQIKCFEKTKEAIKAKIGEEAAEKHVNEAVYFIGMGSNDYVNNFLQPFLAAGQQYTHDEFVELLISTLSEQFTSLHQLGARKMVFHGLGPLGCIPSQRVKSTRGICLKHVNLWVQEFNSKVKTLAATLNKHLPYAQISFADTYPIVLDLIENPTAYGFKISNTSCCNVDTSIGGLCLPNSKLCMNRKEYVFWDAFHPTDAANQVLADRIFSSLSHQASSPAPAPSIRKFLSVRT encoded by the exons ATGGTTAATTTAGCTCAAGTTCTTGGATTTTTTATCCTTGGAATTGTTGTATCTGTGGCTTCAGCTGGAGAATCAGTAGTAACATATGTATTTGGTGACTCATTGACAGAAGTTGGGAACAACAATTATTTACAATCTCTAGCCAAATCTAATTACCCTTTTTATGGAATTGATTATGAAGGTGGAAGAGCTACTGGTAGATTCACTAATGGAAGGACTATTGGTGATATCATAT CTGCAAAACTTGGGATTCAATCACCACCCCCATATCTATCTTTAGCACCTAATGATGATGCAATCTTGAAAGGGGTGAATTATGCATCTGGTGGAGCTGGGATTCTCAATGACACTGGACTCTATTTT ATTCAgagaatgacatttgatgatcaAATAAAGTGCTTTGAGAAGACAAAGGAAGCAATCAAGGCTAAAATTGGAGAAGAAGCTGCAGAAAAACATGTTAATGAAGCTGTCTACTTCATTGGAATGG GTAGCAATGACTATGTCAACAATTTCCTGCAACCCTTTTTAGCAGCTGGGCAACAGTACACACACGACGAATTCGTAGAGCTTCTAATCTCAACCTTAAGTGAACAATTCACA AGTCTTCATCAACTTGGAGCAAGAAAGATGGTGTTTCATGGGCTTGGACCATTAGGTTGCATTCCTTCACAGAGGGTGAAATCCACAAGAGGAATATGCTTGAAACATGTGAATCTATGGGTGCAAGAATTCAACTCAAAAGTGAAAACATTGGCTGCCACTTTGAATAAGCATCTCCCATATGCACAAATATCATTTGCAGACACTTATCCAATAGTTCTAGACTTGATTGAGAACCCCACTGCTTATG GTTTCAAGATTTCGAACACATCTTGTTGTAATGTGGACACAAGTATTGGAGGGTTGTGTTTGCCAAACTCAAAGCTGTGCATGAATCGAAAAGAGTATGTTTTTTGGGATGCATTTCATCCAACAGATGCAGCAAATCAAGTGCTTGCGGATAGAATTTTTTCCTCCCTATCTCATCAGGCCTCTAGCCCTGCACCAGCACCTTCTATTCGAAAGTTTCTTTCAGTGAGAACATAA
- the LOC132613614 gene encoding uncharacterized protein LOC132613614 gives MSVACGFECVVVLGCMRWVWKRCTYIGNDDSATWPPATYDEFEPIPRLCHTILAVYEDDLHNPKFTPEGGYKINPDWAVKRVAYQETLGNAPPYLIYLDHDHHEIVVAIRGLNLVKESDYKCLMDNKLGKQMFDGGYVHHGLLKAAIWMLNRESETLKRLWVENGKSYKMIFVGHSLGSGVASLLTIIVANHRDRLGGIPRSLISCYAVAPARCMSLNLAVKYADVIHSVVLQDDFLPRTPTPLEDIFKTVFCLPCLLFLVCLRDTFIPEGRKLRDPRRLYAPGRMYHVVERKFCRCGRFPPDVRTAIPVDGRFEHIVLSCNATSDHAIIWIQRESEKALARLKEASSEAPTTPPPVQKIERQHTLEKEHKKALERAVTLKIPHAVPKDAEEEPLVHKEEESARGVTEAASLIKGEEDASTGTGHSADARTNWNEVVEKLFTRDETGKLTLNKEASGE, from the exons ATGTCAGTTGCTTGTGGATTTGAATGTGTAGTTGTGTTAGGATGTATGCGTTGGGTATGGAAACGTTGTACTTACATAGGTAATGATGACAGTGCCACGTGGCCTCCAGCAACCTACGATGAATTTGAACCTATTCCTCGTCTTTGTCATACAATTCTAGCTGTTTATGAAGATGACCTTCATAACCCAAAATTCACACCTGAAGGAGGCTATAAGATTAATCCTGACTGGGCTGTGAAACGTGTTGCATATCAAGAAACACTTG GTAATGCTCCACCTTATTTGATTTACCTTGATCATGACCACCATGAGATTGTTGTAGCCATTAGGGGTTTAAATTTGGTTAAAGAAAGTGATTATAAATGCTTGATGGATAATAAGCTTGGGAAACAGATGTTTGATGGAGGGTATGTGCATCATGGTTTGTTGAAGGCAGCAATTTGGATGTTAAATAGAGAATCTGAGACTTTAAAAAGGCTTTGGGTTGAGAATGGGAAGAGTTACAAGATGATCTTTGTTGGGCATTCTTTGGGTTCTGGAGTTGCATCTTTGTTGACTATAATTGTGGCGAATCACCGGGATAGATTAGGGGGTATCCCGAGGAGTTTAATCAGTTGCTATGCTGTTGCTCCTGCTAGGTGTATGTCTCTCAACTTGGCTGTTAAATATGCTGATGTTATACACTCAGTGGTTTTGCAG GATGATTTCTTACCAAGAACACCCACCCCACTGGAAGATATATTCAAAACTGTCTTCTG TTTACCGTGCTTGTTATTTTTGGTGTGCTTGAGAGATACCTTCATACCTGAAGGTAGGAAGCTTAGAGATCCAAGAAGATTATATGCACCTGGTCGAATGTATCATGTTGTTGAAAGAAAATTTTGCAG ATGTGGGAGATTCCCTCCAGATGTTAGAACTGCTATCCCAGTTGATGGAAGATTTGAACATATTGTGCTGTCCTGCAATGCAACATCGGATCATGCAATTATTTGGATACAAAGAGAATCAGAAAAGGCATTAGCC AGACTCAAGGAGGCTAGTTCTGAGGCACCGACGACCCCACCGCCAGTGCAGAAAATTGAAAGGCAGCACACACTAGAAAAAGAACACAAAAAGGCACTAGAAAGAGCTGTTACTTTAAAAATTCCACATGCGGTGCCAAAAGATGCAGAGGAGGAACCCTTAGTGCATAAAGAGGAAGAATCAGCACGAGGAGTAACAGAGGCGGCTTCTCTCATAAAAGGCGAAGAAGATGCATCCACAGGTACGGGCCATTCCGCTGATGCAAGAACTAACTGGAATGAAGTAGTTGAAAAACTTTTCACGAGAGACGAAACAGGGAAGTTAACATTGAACAAAGAAGCAAGTGGTGAATAA
- the LOC132615308 gene encoding uncharacterized protein LOC132615308, with the protein MSSTQVEVIENHRENAEVYTDPLICMQKCLQLLDEINLPRGIFPLEDIVEAGRNHETGFIWLKQKKETDHYFKKIKRTVTYAVEVTSFVEDRRLKNITGVKTKELSFTVNVSDIWIKDPKSNKITFAIPSGIKRTFPVSAFEEEEIKKRK; encoded by the coding sequence ATGTCATCAACTCAGGTTGAAGTTATAGAGAACCATCGTGAAAATGCTGAAGTATATACTGATCCATTGATATGCATGCAGAAATGTCTACAACTGCTAGATGAAATCAACTTGCCACGTGGAATCTTCCCATTGGAGGACATCGTGGAGGCTGGTCGAAACCATGAAACCGGTTTCATTTGGCTGAAGCAGAAGAAGGAAACTGACCACTATTTCAAGAAGATCAAAAGAACGGTGACGTATGCTGTTGAGGTCACATCGTTTGTTGAGGACCGTCGACTGAAAAATATCACTGGCGTCAAGACTAAGGAGCTCTCTTTCACTGTTAATGTTTCTGATATATGGATTAAGGACCCTAAATCCAATAAAATCACATTTGCCATACCTAGTGGAATTAAAAGGACGTTTCCAGTATCTGCCTTCGAGGAGgaagaaataaaaaagagaaaataa